The DNA sequence AATATCCGTTTTGCTCAGACCGGGATTGCCCAGCGAGCCGGCGATCAAATTCTCATAAACCGAAAGGCCGGGGAATATCTTGCGGCCCTCGGGCACATGGCTCAGGCCCATTTTTACAATCTTTTCCGGCGAAAGGCGGGTGATATCCGTTCCTTTAAAGCTGATGGTTCCCCCATCCTTTTCCACCAAATTGGAGATGGACATGAGAGTGGTGGTTTTTCCCGCGCCATTGCCGCCGATCAGGGTGATAATCTGGCCCTTTTCCACATGCAGGCTCACATCGGTGAGAGCTGTGATGTAGCCGTAATTTACAGAAAGATTCTCGATTTTAAGCATTGGTGCGCACCGCCTCTCCTGCAATGGTTCCCTTGCCAAAATAGGCCTCCTGAACATCCTTGGAGCATTTAACCGTATCCGGGCCACCCTCACAGATTTTCTGGCCGAAATTCAGCACCAAAATCTGGTTGCAGGAATTCATTACAAATTTCATATCATGCTCAATAACCGCAATGGTATAGCCCTTGGCGCTCAGTTCCTTGATCAGCCCCATGAGAGACATGGTCTCGTTGGGGTTCATACCAGCGGCAGGCTCATCCAGCAAAAGAATGCTGGGATCAAGTGCCAGTGCCCGGGCGATTTCCACCTTACGCTGAATACCATAAGCCAGATTGCCCGCTAAGGTATCCTTAAACTCGCTGAGCCCAACCAGCTCCAGAATCTCCAGCCCCTTTTGGGTGGCGTATTCCTCGTCTTTGCGGAAGGTTTTTGTGCGCAGGATTGCATCCCATATACCGGTGGAGGTTTTGTTGTGGAACCCGATCTTTACATTTTCCAGCACCGACATATAGTTGAACAGCTTGATGT is a window from the Oscillospiraceae bacterium MB08-C2-2 genome containing:
- a CDS encoding ABC transporter ATP-binding protein, with translation MSAVLEAKDICMYFGGLKAVEKVNMTVSQGDVFGIIGPNGAGKTTFFNVCSGIYQPTSGDILLHGKSVIGLRPEQIAERGMARTFQNIKLFNYMSVLENVKIGFHNKTSTGIWDAILRTKTFRKDEEYATQKGLEILELVGLSEFKDTLAGNLAYGIQRKVEIARALALDPSILLLDEPAAGMNPNETMSLMGLIKELSAKGYTIAVIEHDMKFVMNSCNQILVLNFGQKICEGGPDTVKCSKDVQEAYFGKGTIAGEAVRTNA